A section of the Carya illinoinensis cultivar Pawnee chromosome 12, C.illinoinensisPawnee_v1, whole genome shotgun sequence genome encodes:
- the LOC122289593 gene encoding transcription factor MYB3-like: protein MITSVVSQMAPKSDGSSAKKVRNKGAWTAEEDQKLSQYIEIHGAKRWETVAAAAGLIRCGKSCRLRWPNYLRPNIERGNISDAEEDLILRLHKLLGNG, encoded by the exons ATGATAACGAGTGTGGTCTCTCAAATGGCACCAAAGAGTGATGGATCATCGGCAAAGAAAGTAAGGAACAAAGGAGCATGGACagcagaggaagatcaaaaacTGTCTCAGtacattgaaatccatggagcCAAGAGGTGGGAAACAGTTGCCGCTGCAGCAG GTTTGATTCGATGCGGGAAGAGTTGCAGACTGAGATGGCCAAATTATCTGAGGCCCAACATCGAAAGAGGCAACATTTCAGATGCAGAAGAGGACTTGATACTTAGGCTTCATAAACTACTAGGGAACGGGTAA